The window AACTTCTCCAATGACCGAGGAGCATGTTGATTGTCTGGCATGGGGAGCAGAGCTGCGCATTGAGCGGATCGTCTCCATGGGGCATACTTCTCCAGAAGGATTTTGGTACGAACAGAAGCTGGACGAATGGGTTGTTCTTTTGCAAGGTGAAGCAACAATCGGCTTTGCCGATGAGCGGACCCAGGACCTCAATGCTGGGGACTGGCTTTTTCTACCCGCCGGCCTGCGCCATCGGGTCGATCGCACCAGTATTAGCCCGCCATGCATCTGGCTGGCCGTGCATGGTCGGAGCATGCAAATCGGCTGAGCCCCATCCTGCCTAGGGATGATCCGTCCTGTTGTTTGGATTACCCTGCTGACACAGTGACGTTCAAAGGAGTGACACACTTATGCGCCCCATCCTCTTCCGAGTGTCCATTTTGCTGCTCTTGCTGGCCATCGTGGGTTGCTCCTATACAAGTGTTGGCCATTTGCAGCGCCAGCCGTGGATATTGAACACCGAACAAGGGCTGGAGATGCGGTTTTGGAATTTTCTGTATATCGCGGAATCATCCGAGGGAAAGTATCGAATCACCGGGCGGGCAATGCCAAGAGCAGAGAATCTTCCAGAAAATCTGAACTGGATTGATGACTTATGGTTGGCCGCTTACCTCAGTGACGATCAGGGACGGGTGCTTGCTCAGGATTTACAGGTTCTTTCCAGCCTCCCTTTGGACCCGGACCAGGGTGTTCCCTTCATGTTTACCTTGCGTCCGGACCGCTTGAACCGGAGCGCATCGTTACAGATCACCTTCGGCTACAACATGACCCTCACCCCTCATGAACTTTATCTGCAACAAGACGCCGCGGAGGCAGGGCGTTCAGAGGGACGAAGCGCGGTGTTCTTTGCCCATGAGGGAGCGCTTACCAAAATTTGAACCCGAAGAGGCCTTTTAAAGAGTTCTAGGGCTTTTTTGTTCTCACCAATTTTTTCTTGCAAAGACAGCTGGCTCGCCTTGTTTGGAACAGCTTGATGAACGATCTCTGGTTCAGTCAATCAGGCGAAGCCAGCCGATCCGTCTCAAACAGTGCAAGCCATCCATATAAATTTCAGATAGTTACGTGAGAAGAAAATTGCCCTGCAATGGGGAGCAACCTCTCTGGACAAGGCCGCTGATTCCATCTACTACTGCATCGCGTGGCAGCCTGTCGGGCGAAATCCTTCCAAGCTGCTACACATCGCTTCCTTGCTTCAGGTCGCTCCGCGTTCTCGGGGAGCGTTACGAGGGAACCCGGTGCAATTCCGGGACGGTCCCGCCGCTGTAAGTTCCATCATGCCCGACCGGTAGTGCAATCGACCACTGGAACCGTGTTCCGGGAAGGTTTGCCGGTATCGGGGGAACAAGTCAGAAGACCTGCCTGAAGCGCATTTGTCACGGGCACGCGGATGTCCTGGTGACCTTTCCCGAGGGCTTTTCGCCCTAACCGCGTTATGTGCAACGCTCCATCTCCCTGGTCCAGGTTGCGAGGCCTGGAACCGATGAGTTTGTGTGATTGGCCGGGTCGTGTCTGTGCCGTCCTGTTTCTTGGCGGTTGCGATCTGCGCTGCCCCACCTGCCATAATTTTCATCTCGCGTGGTATTCCCAGGATGATCCCTGCCTTTCCAGGATTCACATCCTGGAGATTCTTGCCCGCAACGCCCCCTGGCTGGACGGACTTGTGGTCACCGGCGGTGAAGCGGCCTTGTCCGCGGATCTTCCAGAATGGCTGGCGGAGTTGCACGCCCGGTTGTCACTGCCCATCAAGCTGGACACCAACGGCATGCACCCGGCGGTCCTGGAGCGCTGCCTCGCCCTTCGGACCGTGAATTTGGTGGCCGTGGACATCAAAGGGCCGTGGGACAAATATCCTCTATTGACCGGCAACCGGGTTTCCGCCCATCAAGCCAGGGCCTCCCTACACCAAACCTTCAAACTGGCCGAACACTATCCGGACCGGTTCTTGTTCCGCACAACACTGGTCCCTTCGTTATCTCCGGAAGACATTCAGGCAATGTCCATGCTGCCCCCCTCCGGCCATACCCTGCACACCCAGCCCTATCGCCCTTTTCAGGGGCGCCACCACAAGGAGAAAGCATGCTGACCCACATTTGCAAACGTGATGGACGCACCGAAACCTGGGCTGTGGACCGGATCGCCGCAGCCATCCTCAAAGCCCTGAAGGCTTGTGGAATCCAGGATGCCTTGCTGGCCGCCCGCCTGGCCAACAAGGTGGAGCAGCGTCTTTTCGAAGCCGGCCTGACCGTTCCAGACCAGGAACAGGTTCAAGACCAGGTGGAGGCCGTCCTGATGCAGTCTCGCCTTTTTGACGTGGCCAAACGTTACATCCTCTACCGGGAAAAACGCCGGCAAATTCGGGAACAAACCGCTGCCTTCCTGGACATCACGGACACCATCGACGCCTACATGAACAAGTCGGACTGGCGGGTGGCCGAGAATGCGAACATGGCCCACTCCTTTCAAGGCTTGATGCTGCACCTTTCCGGCACTGTTCAGGCCCGGTACGCTTTGGAAAAGTATCCTCAGGAAGTGCGCCAGGCACATGAACACGGTTATGTACATATCCATGACCTGTCCTTCGGCCTGGCCGGGTACTGCGCCGGCTGGAGCCTGCGGGATCTGCTCCTGGAGGGATTCAACCTGGAAGGTCGATCCTCATCCGGTCCGGCCAGGCACTTCGACTCCGCCTTGGGACAGATGGTCAACTTCCTGGGGACCCTGCAAAACGAATGGGCTGGCGCCCAGGCATTCAACAACGTGGACACCTACCTTGCACCATTTGTCCGCCACGATGGCCTCGACTACCACCAGGTTCGCCAAGCCATCCAGAAGTTCGTCTTCAACTTGAACACCACCTCCCGCTGGGGCGGACAGAGTCCGTTCACCAATCTGAGTTTCGACTTGGCCCCACCAAAACATCTGGCCTCTGAAGCGGTAATCATCGGCGGTTGTCTTCACGACAGCCAGACCTACGCCGAATTCGGCCCGGAAATGGAAATGATCAATCGGGCCTTTCTGGAGGTTATGCTGCAGGGTGATTACCATGGGCGGATATTCTCCTTTCCTATCCCCACCTATAACGTGACCGAAGATTTTCCATGGGAAACCGCAGTGGGCGAATTGCTGCTCCAACTCACAGCCAAGTATGGGGTTCCGTATTTCCAAAACTTCATTAATTCCGACTTCAAGCCCGAGGATGTGCGTTCCATGTGCTGCCGTTTGCAGATGGATTTGCGCGAGTTGCGCAAAAAAGTCGGGGGATTGTTTGGGGCTGGTGACCTGACCGGTTCCATCGGCGTGGTCACCCTGAACCTGCCCAAGCTGGCCTATCTGGCCCATGATGAAGGGGATTTTCTTGATCTGGTCACGGAATACGCTGAATTGGCCCGTGACAGTCTGGAGTTCAAGCGCAAGCTGATCAACGACAACCTGGAACGAGGCATGTTTCCCTTCACCCGGCGCTACCTGAAAAACGCCTATCGGGGACACTTCTCCACCATCGGTGTGGTTGGGGGACATGAGGCCTGCCAGAATCTGCTGGGCAAGGGGATCGAGACTTCAGCCGGCATCCGACTGATGCGCACCACCCTGCTCCACCTCCAGGATCTGACCAGGCGTTTTCAGGAAGAGACCGGCAACCTCTACAATCTGGAAGCCACTCCGGCCGAGGGCGTCAGCTACCGTTTGGCCAAGCTGGACAAATCACTGTATGCCGGAATCAAGGCCTCGGGGAATGGAGTACCCTTCTATACCAACTCCACGGCGCTCCCCGTGGACCTGGGGCTGGACATCTTCTCCGCGCTGGAGCACCAGGATCAACTGCAGACCTTGTATACCGGCGGAACGGTCTTTCATACCTTTCTCGGAGAGGCCGTGGCCGACCCCCAGGCCCTGCGCGCCTTTCTGGTCAAGGCCATGAGTCGGACCAAACTGCCGTACATCTCCATCACCCCGACCTTTTCCGTGTGCAAGGATCATGGCTATCTTCGAGGTGAACACCCAGAGTGCCCGGAATGTGGCAATCCCGCGGAAATCTATACGCGGGTCGTGGGTTACTACCGACCGGTCCAGCGCTGGAATCAGGGGAAGCAGGCCGAGTATGCTCACCGCCAGGTTTTTGGTGGATTGGCCGAAGCCATCCCACCCGCGGATTGATGCGAATTTGACGCAGAGAGGCAAAATGGATGGACACAACAGCATTTCTCTCTTCGCTGGGGCAGGTCTTTTCCGTCCAGGAATTGACCCGGCCCACGGATTTCCGGTGTGACCCGCTCCCAGCCATTCAGGGGAAAACCGCACCTAAAATCCAGCGATTGCTCCAGCTTGCCGTGCGCTGCCTGCCACAGGAGGAATGTTATTTCGAGGTGGGAACGTTCCAGGGCAAGACGCTGCTTTCCGCTGCTCTGTTCAATGAAGACAAGTACTTGGTGGCCTGCGACGATTTCTCGGAATTCCAGGATGATCCAAGTCAGGCCATGGCCACCCTTCAGGAGAACATTCGTCGCTCCTGCCCGCCGCACCAGCAGATTGACTTTCACATGGCCGATTTCCGCCGCGTACTGAGCGAAGGTCGCCTTTCCAGGCCCATCGGCTGCTATTTCAACGACGGGGCGCACGACTACCGCAGCCAGTTTGAAGGCCTGACCCACGTGGAGGAACACCTGGCGCATGAGGCACTGGTTCTCGTGGACGACTGGCGGTTTGCTGCGGACTCCCATTCACATGCGCGGCAGGCAACCTTGGACGTCCTCGCCCGGTCCAAACGTCGGTGGGAAGTGGTCTACGAACTTCCGGCCCGTTTTAATGGAGACATGGCCATGTGGTGGAACGGCCTGGGGGTTTTGCGAACCTGGGCGAGGGGGTGATCAGGGAAGGCGCGATGCGTTCCAACAAACGAAAAACATCAATGCGACTCCATGTCCAGCTCAGCGGTAAAGGCCCCCACGGCGACTTGGCTGCGGATCCGGACCGGAATCCGGAGGGTATCAGCCGTCACCCAGATTTGCAGAACAGCGTCCGGACTTTTACGAAAAACGCCGCCCAAATCCCGTAAATCCGGCTCAACAAGAAAGCAGTCGAATTCCTGACCATCAATGGAGATGATCTCCCGCTTTCGAACCCGGGCAATGCCTTCCACCAGCTTCTTGCCGTCTGAAACCGGAACCCGCAATTCAGAACCGACTTCCAAGGGCATGCGACGAAAAATATAAAAGATCGACAAGGGATCAAAAGTTCCAGGTTGAATCTGTACGCCCTCGCCAGGCCCTCCATTTTCCGTGACCTGGGTCTCCAACGTGTCCCAGTCAAAACGCACGTTCATGTTCCG is drawn from Desulfonatronum thioautotrophicum and contains these coding sequences:
- a CDS encoding class I SAM-dependent methyltransferase, producing the protein MDTTAFLSSLGQVFSVQELTRPTDFRCDPLPAIQGKTAPKIQRLLQLAVRCLPQEECYFEVGTFQGKTLLSAALFNEDKYLVACDDFSEFQDDPSQAMATLQENIRRSCPPHQQIDFHMADFRRVLSEGRLSRPIGCYFNDGAHDYRSQFEGLTHVEEHLAHEALVLVDDWRFAADSHSHARQATLDVLARSKRRWEVVYELPARFNGDMAMWWNGLGVLRTWARG
- a CDS encoding DUF3108 domain-containing protein, giving the protein MRFSSTTASVLLFLGLLAVFPVMLAFASGSSDSSTLNTTLEQPWPPDEVLKYQVRWGVVPAARATLEVHAVADIDGQPARHFVMTAQTNAFADLFYRYRNHIDAFTDLDMTGTLLFRKQEVERKRHRNMNVRFDWDTLETQVTENGGPGEGVQIQPGTFDPLSIFYIFRRMPLEVGSELRVPVSDGKKLVEGIARVRKREIISIDGQEFDCFLVEPDLRDLGGVFRKSPDAVLQIWVTADTLRIPVRIRSQVAVGAFTAELDMESH
- a CDS encoding cupin domain-containing protein, with translation MTEEHVDCLAWGAELRIERIVSMGHTSPEGFWYEQKLDEWVVLLQGEATIGFADERTQDLNAGDWLFLPAGLRHRVDRTSISPPCIWLAVHGRSMQIG
- a CDS encoding ribonucleoside triphosphate reductase yields the protein MLTHICKRDGRTETWAVDRIAAAILKALKACGIQDALLAARLANKVEQRLFEAGLTVPDQEQVQDQVEAVLMQSRLFDVAKRYILYREKRRQIREQTAAFLDITDTIDAYMNKSDWRVAENANMAHSFQGLMLHLSGTVQARYALEKYPQEVRQAHEHGYVHIHDLSFGLAGYCAGWSLRDLLLEGFNLEGRSSSGPARHFDSALGQMVNFLGTLQNEWAGAQAFNNVDTYLAPFVRHDGLDYHQVRQAIQKFVFNLNTTSRWGGQSPFTNLSFDLAPPKHLASEAVIIGGCLHDSQTYAEFGPEMEMINRAFLEVMLQGDYHGRIFSFPIPTYNVTEDFPWETAVGELLLQLTAKYGVPYFQNFINSDFKPEDVRSMCCRLQMDLRELRKKVGGLFGAGDLTGSIGVVTLNLPKLAYLAHDEGDFLDLVTEYAELARDSLEFKRKLINDNLERGMFPFTRRYLKNAYRGHFSTIGVVGGHEACQNLLGKGIETSAGIRLMRTTLLHLQDLTRRFQEETGNLYNLEATPAEGVSYRLAKLDKSLYAGIKASGNGVPFYTNSTALPVDLGLDIFSALEHQDQLQTLYTGGTVFHTFLGEAVADPQALRAFLVKAMSRTKLPYISITPTFSVCKDHGYLRGEHPECPECGNPAEIYTRVVGYYRPVQRWNQGKQAEYAHRQVFGGLAEAIPPAD
- a CDS encoding anaerobic ribonucleoside-triphosphate reductase activating protein → MCNAPSPWSRLRGLEPMSLCDWPGRVCAVLFLGGCDLRCPTCHNFHLAWYSQDDPCLSRIHILEILARNAPWLDGLVVTGGEAALSADLPEWLAELHARLSLPIKLDTNGMHPAVLERCLALRTVNLVAVDIKGPWDKYPLLTGNRVSAHQARASLHQTFKLAEHYPDRFLFRTTLVPSLSPEDIQAMSMLPPSGHTLHTQPYRPFQGRHHKEKAC